Proteins found in one Fulvitalea axinellae genomic segment:
- a CDS encoding ADP-ribosylglycohydrolase family protein yields the protein MLIELAIGDAYGAGFEYVKPEIITKYNNLEYRQHPTHKGTKPGMYTDDTQMSLAIAELMVEELEWTKLNVANKFVEVFKRDVREGYASGFYHFLTKMNNGEMFLENIKPYSDKSGAAMRAPVLGIYKDRKEVLEKTEIQASVTHDTKDGINAAKASAMIVHFFLWESGKKKDLAKYLKDHVKGDWASRWTGKVRSKGWMSVRAAITAIQEADSMSDLLTKCVAYTGDVDTVAAIALAGGSVCKELRNDLPGWLYSGMEDGEFGRTYIESLDKELKAFYLQGKQDLPL from the coding sequence ATGCTTATTGAATTGGCTATCGGAGACGCCTACGGGGCGGGCTTCGAATATGTGAAACCTGAGATTATCACCAAATACAACAATCTGGAATACCGGCAACACCCTACGCACAAAGGCACAAAGCCCGGTATGTACACCGACGATACCCAAATGAGTCTGGCCATTGCCGAGCTGATGGTGGAGGAACTGGAGTGGACAAAGTTAAACGTCGCCAACAAGTTTGTGGAGGTTTTTAAACGGGACGTCAGGGAAGGTTACGCTTCCGGCTTTTATCATTTTCTGACCAAAATGAATAACGGCGAGATGTTTCTGGAGAATATAAAACCGTATAGCGACAAGAGCGGTGCGGCTATGAGAGCGCCTGTGCTCGGGATTTACAAGGACAGGAAAGAGGTGCTGGAGAAAACCGAAATACAGGCCAGCGTTACGCATGATACCAAAGACGGCATCAACGCGGCGAAAGCGTCGGCCATGATCGTTCATTTTTTCCTTTGGGAATCGGGTAAGAAAAAGGATTTGGCAAAATACCTCAAAGACCACGTGAAAGGGGATTGGGCCAGCAGATGGACCGGGAAAGTCCGTTCGAAAGGTTGGATGAGCGTGCGTGCGGCCATCACCGCGATCCAGGAGGCGGACAGTATGAGCGATTTGCTGACAAAATGTGTGGCTTATACGGGCGACGTGGATACCGTGGCGGCGATCGCGTTGGCGGGCGGAAGTGTCTGCAAAGAACTTAGGAACGATTTGCCCGGCTGGCTTTATTCCGGAATGGAGGACGGGGAGTTCGGAAGGACTTATATCGAGAGTCTGGACAAGGAATTAAAAGCGTTTTATCTTCAAGGAAAACAAGATCTGCCTTTATGA
- a CDS encoding patatin-like phospholipase family protein, giving the protein MPRFKSLALSLLCLLGTCAMTNAQSGEGLKRPKIGLALSGGGAKGLAHIAVLEALDSLGIPVDYVTGTSMGSIVGGLYAIGHNGQEIERIAQKIDWEDMLTNQISLNSVGFNEKGDYEKYLVEVPIEKGKVVLPKGLIAGQNLYLKLSELFAPAYATRDFSKFPRSFRCIGTDILTGQAVELDTGDLVKSVRASMAIPSIMTPVTIGDKLLVDGGLVRNLPARDLQKMGADIIIGSDVTGQYKTNKELNSFGAILDQCSSFKNLEDHPKEVEICDVYLYHDLKGLGAADFFETDSIISYGRQSVRRIMPQLQALAERMKQYGPSSAKNTPEPMRVDIVKISKVSVSGTRLTSRNFVLSRLGIKPGKSISLQQLQHRIRVLYGTRFYSLITYRMLPSDNGDVTLAINLEERPGSSIGLAIHYDNDEDIGLIVGWSAHNLLGKRTKINLKTNLSEYPIVRGNYEVYAGRKQNYVIGLAGDYERAEVPLLIEGDEIPPQKSDYIAGKLYVAYQSELNHTFGLATNYEYYESNARIDNPLAPENDINIKNKITNNRFDVFYEFNSFDRQYFPWKGTRAGFRGSYYMLNKQRLDVKAQSPDTRNKVKQALHADDAIRFEGGFSARIPISDKKLSFKFGARGGLNFLDNMGGNSSFLLGGINEFRVNQVPFLGVQPRSIQARQFVSADVGLQYSPTRGIYLVPEITGLTYGQDTDQLFRLSSGSDEESGALVGYALTIGSYAFGGPSSITLMGTNDDKFRIFLNIGYTF; this is encoded by the coding sequence ATGCCGAGGTTCAAGTCATTGGCTCTTTCGCTATTGTGTCTGCTGGGTACTTGCGCTATGACAAACGCGCAAAGCGGGGAAGGATTAAAAAGGCCGAAAATCGGTCTGGCATTGAGTGGTGGCGGAGCCAAAGGCTTGGCCCATATCGCCGTACTGGAAGCCTTGGATAGCCTCGGTATTCCCGTCGATTACGTTACGGGAACAAGTATGGGCTCCATAGTGGGCGGATTGTACGCCATCGGTCACAATGGGCAGGAAATCGAAAGGATAGCCCAAAAGATTGATTGGGAAGACATGCTGACCAATCAAATTTCCCTAAACAGTGTCGGTTTTAACGAAAAAGGGGATTACGAAAAATACTTGGTCGAAGTGCCGATCGAAAAAGGAAAAGTGGTGTTGCCCAAAGGCCTAATCGCCGGGCAGAATCTATACCTGAAGCTCTCCGAACTATTTGCGCCAGCCTATGCAACACGGGATTTCTCCAAATTCCCACGGTCCTTCCGTTGTATCGGCACCGATATCCTGACGGGCCAAGCCGTGGAGCTGGATACCGGCGACCTGGTAAAAAGCGTTCGCGCCAGTATGGCCATTCCCTCGATTATGACGCCTGTAACCATTGGTGACAAACTACTTGTTGACGGCGGTTTGGTACGGAACCTCCCCGCCCGGGACTTGCAAAAAATGGGAGCCGACATCATTATAGGTTCTGACGTGACGGGTCAATACAAGACCAACAAAGAGCTTAACTCCTTCGGCGCCATATTGGACCAATGTTCATCATTCAAAAACCTGGAGGACCATCCGAAAGAAGTGGAAATCTGCGACGTTTATCTTTATCATGACCTGAAAGGCTTGGGCGCGGCGGATTTTTTCGAAACGGATTCCATTATCTCATACGGCAGGCAGTCTGTTAGGCGTATAATGCCACAACTGCAGGCATTGGCGGAACGCATGAAACAATACGGCCCAAGCTCCGCGAAGAACACGCCCGAACCGATGCGTGTAGATATCGTGAAGATCAGCAAGGTCAGCGTTTCCGGCACCAGACTCACCAGCCGTAATTTCGTGCTTTCCCGTTTGGGGATCAAACCCGGAAAAAGCATCAGCCTACAGCAACTTCAACACCGTATCCGGGTATTGTACGGCACCAGATTTTACAGCCTAATCACCTACCGTATGTTACCTTCGGACAACGGAGACGTAACGCTAGCCATCAATCTGGAAGAAAGACCCGGGTCCAGCATTGGCTTGGCTATCCATTACGACAATGATGAGGATATCGGGTTGATCGTGGGTTGGTCGGCGCATAACTTGCTAGGCAAACGCACGAAGATAAACTTGAAAACCAATTTATCGGAATACCCGATTGTCAGGGGAAATTACGAAGTGTACGCTGGGCGGAAACAAAACTACGTGATAGGCCTAGCCGGCGACTACGAACGCGCCGAGGTGCCTTTGCTTATCGAAGGAGACGAAATCCCTCCGCAAAAGTCAGATTACATTGCGGGAAAACTGTACGTAGCCTACCAAAGCGAGCTGAACCACACTTTCGGTCTGGCCACCAACTACGAATACTATGAAAGTAATGCCCGGATAGATAACCCTCTGGCACCTGAAAATGACATCAACATCAAGAACAAGATAACCAATAACCGTTTTGACGTCTTTTACGAATTCAACAGCTTTGACAGGCAATACTTCCCTTGGAAAGGCACCAGAGCCGGATTCAGGGGGTCTTACTATATGCTCAACAAACAGAGATTGGACGTAAAAGCCCAAAGTCCGGACACCCGGAACAAAGTCAAACAAGCACTTCATGCCGACGACGCCATACGGTTTGAAGGCGGTTTTTCCGCCCGGATTCCGATTTCCGACAAAAAGCTCAGCTTTAAGTTTGGCGCCCGCGGAGGCCTGAACTTTTTGGACAATATGGGCGGAAACAGCTCTTTTCTGTTGGGGGGCATCAACGAGTTCAGGGTCAATCAGGTGCCTTTCCTCGGCGTCCAACCACGCAGTATTCAGGCCAGACAGTTCGTTTCGGCGGATGTCGGCTTACAGTACAGCCCCACAAGGGGAATATATTTGGTGCCGGAGATCACGGGGCTTACCTACGGACAAGATACCGACCAGCTGTTTCGCCTGAGCAGCGGTTCCGACGAAGAGTCCGGCGCCTTGGTAGGTTACGCCCTGACCATAGGTTCCTATGCCTTTGGCGGACCGTCGAGTATCACGCTTATGGGCACCAATGACGACAAGTTCCGGATATTCCTGAATATCGGATATACGTTTTGA
- a CDS encoding alpha/beta hydrolase family protein, translating into MKNRHFFLVALFWVAYLFSFQTKAQSRILESLAFKSDILKSEVKYSVYLPADYAVSKRDYPVLFLLHGYTGDNTDWTQKGDIQHIADEMIKNGELTPCVIIMPDAGNCYYLDSYDGKWDYHKMLVKEFVPAMRSEYRLRDGSRYTAVAGLSMGGFGATLFAAKNPDVFGQAVALSAAFWTDERLIGLDQKGFQRSFGPQLGNDLKGKKRVSGLWKEFSPLILFKTADKDKMNTVRWYFDCGDDDFLYIGNDRMHTLLRNRGIRHEYRMRDGAHNWAYWRSGIRLGLAFLNEGFTN; encoded by the coding sequence ATGAAAAACAGACACTTTTTTCTGGTCGCCCTGTTTTGGGTCGCCTACCTCTTTTCGTTCCAAACCAAGGCCCAGAGCCGGATACTCGAAAGCTTGGCTTTCAAAAGCGATATTCTCAAATCCGAGGTGAAGTACAGCGTGTACCTTCCCGCCGATTACGCCGTGTCTAAGCGAGATTACCCAGTGCTATTCCTGTTACACGGCTACACTGGCGACAATACCGACTGGACTCAGAAAGGCGACATCCAACATATAGCCGATGAGATGATCAAAAACGGGGAGCTGACTCCTTGTGTCATCATTATGCCCGACGCCGGCAACTGTTATTATCTCGACAGTTATGACGGGAAGTGGGATTATCACAAAATGCTCGTCAAAGAGTTTGTGCCGGCTATGCGGAGTGAATACCGATTACGGGATGGTTCAAGGTACACTGCCGTGGCTGGCCTGTCGATGGGAGGGTTTGGAGCCACGCTTTTCGCAGCGAAGAATCCTGATGTTTTTGGTCAGGCCGTGGCCCTAAGCGCGGCGTTTTGGACTGACGAGAGACTTATCGGCTTAGACCAAAAAGGATTCCAACGCAGTTTCGGGCCACAATTGGGCAATGACCTGAAAGGGAAGAAGCGCGTCAGTGGACTATGGAAGGAGTTCAGCCCTTTGATTCTCTTCAAAACGGCTGACAAAGACAAGATGAATACAGTGCGTTGGTACTTTGACTGCGGTGACGACGATTTCCTTTATATAGGGAATGACCGGATGCATACGCTTTTGCGCAACAGGGGTATCCGCCATGAGTACCGTATGCGTGATGGTGCGCACAACTGGGCGTATTGGCGTTCGGGCATACGGTTGGGGCTGGCTTTTCTAAATGAGGGATTTACGAACTAA
- a CDS encoding phosphatidylinositol-specific phospholipase C domain-containing protein, with amino-acid sequence MKKVYLPLILAGAMVSCDQGLEESGMDANMGDIGLKTASAQQVSVQAEPLRKVDRDDRTINEISFPATHNTYNYKGSTFSKSNVFDDMPEQFEKGIRAVEIDIHEKRTWFKKDVSVYHGKMTNGFNGSRLAHYVLAEITEFIEDNPQEIVFLKFETTVSGSTLDKEIREAGLDEHIYEYDESNPYPTKEEVVASGKRVVITRHIDGSAYGRALDRHTFGGGYSDNGDHKPQSSPSEKKFFSVERYGITGTFGYGDADRAKYLNHPSRLAPFVDDVWKLNGKKPWRVIVDFPSVHSGNYYTVIRELNDKEMLKGEIRTADGNLLLKKDGKLINWTWECQYAEEMVTAKTSAEFSFPMNDGETVTIRPVSDEYTFVPASLTVTNDNTSDLMQVFTAVPK; translated from the coding sequence ATGAAAAAGGTTTACCTTCCGTTGATTTTGGCCGGGGCTATGGTTTCCTGCGACCAAGGATTAGAAGAGTCCGGTATGGACGCGAACATGGGCGATATCGGGCTTAAGACGGCCAGCGCCCAACAGGTATCTGTTCAGGCCGAACCGTTGCGAAAAGTGGATAGGGACGATCGGACAATTAACGAGATTTCTTTCCCCGCCACCCACAACACTTACAATTACAAAGGCAGTACGTTCAGCAAATCTAACGTGTTTGACGATATGCCCGAGCAGTTCGAGAAAGGGATTCGCGCTGTCGAAATCGATATCCACGAGAAACGCACTTGGTTCAAAAAGGACGTGTCGGTGTATCACGGCAAGATGACCAACGGGTTTAACGGGAGCCGTTTGGCGCATTATGTCTTGGCGGAAATCACCGAGTTTATAGAGGATAATCCACAAGAAATCGTATTCCTGAAATTCGAGACCACGGTATCGGGCAGTACGCTAGACAAAGAAATCCGGGAAGCCGGCCTGGACGAGCATATCTACGAGTATGACGAGTCGAATCCGTACCCGACCAAAGAGGAAGTTGTAGCGTCGGGCAAGCGCGTGGTCATTACCCGCCATATCGACGGATCCGCTTACGGTCGCGCATTGGATCGCCACACCTTCGGAGGCGGATATTCGGACAACGGCGACCACAAGCCCCAAAGTTCTCCTTCCGAAAAGAAATTCTTCAGCGTGGAACGCTACGGCATCACGGGTACTTTCGGTTACGGAGACGCCGACCGGGCCAAATACCTGAACCACCCTTCGCGCTTGGCGCCTTTCGTGGATGACGTATGGAAGCTTAACGGAAAAAAACCTTGGCGTGTAATCGTGGATTTCCCGAGCGTGCATTCCGGAAATTACTATACCGTAATCCGCGAACTGAACGACAAGGAAATGCTCAAAGGCGAAATCAGGACCGCCGACGGCAACCTGTTGCTGAAAAAAGACGGCAAACTGATCAACTGGACTTGGGAATGCCAATACGCCGAAGAAATGGTGACGGCCAAAACATCCGCGGAGTTCTCGTTCCCGATGAACGACGGCGAAACGGTAACCATTCGCCCGGTATCGGATGAGTACACCTTCGTACCCGCCAGCCTGACGGTAACCAACGACAACACTTCGGACCTTATGCAGGTATTCACCGCCGTTCCGAAATAA
- a CDS encoding GAF domain-containing protein produces MAESLIIDASASKAEKYEQLIPQIKALVTGEENMVANMANVSAALRSVFGFFWVGFYIVEGEQLVLGPFQGPIACTRIPKGRGVCGQAWEKEETQLVLDVDAFPGHIACSSASKSEVVVPVISGGKAIAVLDVDSDKLNDFDETDKKYLELLMKEVF; encoded by the coding sequence ATGGCGGAAAGTCTTATAATTGACGCTTCGGCGAGCAAGGCCGAAAAATACGAGCAACTGATACCCCAAATCAAAGCGCTTGTTACGGGCGAGGAAAATATGGTTGCGAATATGGCTAATGTATCGGCCGCGTTGCGGTCGGTTTTCGGCTTTTTCTGGGTTGGATTCTATATCGTAGAAGGCGAACAACTCGTGCTCGGGCCGTTCCAAGGGCCAATCGCTTGTACCAGAATCCCGAAAGGACGAGGCGTTTGCGGTCAGGCTTGGGAAAAAGAAGAAACCCAGTTGGTACTGGACGTGGACGCATTTCCGGGGCATATAGCCTGCAGTTCGGCTTCGAAATCGGAGGTGGTGGTGCCGGTAATTTCCGGCGGAAAAGCGATCGCCGTACTGGACGTGGACAGCGACAAGCTTAACGATTTTGACGAGACGGATAAGAAATACCTGGAACTTCTGATGAAGGAGGTTTTCTAA